The following are encoded together in the Pseudomonas sp. IB20 genome:
- a CDS encoding phage portal protein encodes MTELHANSGLVPTTAAPGQGMQVFSFGEPTPVLGSREVFDYLQCWYNGRWYEPPLSLDGLARSVGSSVHLHSGLMFKRNLLSKTFIPHPMLSRAAFEQFALDWLCLGNGYLEARRSVLGGTRQLVPPLAKYMRAGPEGRYYQVQGWKDEHQFEPGSIFHLREADLHQEIYGLPEWISALQSALLNESATLFRRKYYENGSHAGFILYMTDAAQTETDIDALRKALKDSKGPGNFRNLFVYSPTGKKDGIQLIPVSEVAAKDEFNSIKNQTRDDVLASLRIPPQLMGIVPQNAGGFGSIREAAQIYAANEIEPIQTRMQQLNDWIGENVIRFKPYEIGGEA; translated from the coding sequence ATGACCGAACTACACGCAAACTCTGGCCTGGTGCCAACCACAGCAGCGCCAGGGCAGGGCATGCAAGTGTTCAGCTTTGGCGAGCCGACACCCGTGCTGGGCAGTCGCGAGGTCTTCGACTACCTGCAATGTTGGTACAACGGGCGGTGGTACGAGCCGCCCTTGTCGCTTGATGGCCTGGCCCGTTCTGTCGGGTCTAGTGTTCATTTGCATTCGGGCCTGATGTTCAAGCGCAACCTGTTGAGCAAGACGTTTATTCCGCACCCCATGTTGTCACGGGCTGCGTTCGAACAGTTCGCCCTGGACTGGCTTTGCCTGGGAAATGGGTACCTTGAAGCGCGGCGCTCGGTGCTCGGCGGCACCCGGCAACTGGTGCCACCGCTGGCGAAGTACATGCGGGCCGGCCCGGAAGGGCGTTATTACCAGGTGCAAGGCTGGAAGGATGAACACCAGTTTGAGCCGGGCAGCATTTTTCACCTACGAGAAGCGGATCTGCACCAGGAGATTTATGGCTTGCCGGAGTGGATCAGTGCCTTGCAGTCGGCCTTGCTCAACGAGTCGGCCACGTTGTTCCGCCGCAAGTACTACGAGAACGGTAGTCACGCCGGCTTCATTCTCTACATGACCGACGCCGCGCAGACGGAAACCGATATCGACGCTTTGCGCAAGGCGCTCAAAGACTCAAAGGGACCGGGGAATTTTCGCAACTTATTTGTGTATTCACCCACCGGCAAGAAGGACGGAATTCAACTGATCCCGGTCAGTGAGGTCGCGGCCAAGGATGAATTCAATTCGATCAAAAACCAGACCCGTGACGATGTACTGGCCAGCTTGCGCATTCCGCCGCAGTTGATGGGGATCGTTCCGCAAAACGCAGGGGGCTTTGGATCGATCAGGGAAGCGGCACAGATTTATGCAGCGAATGAGATAGAACCGATTCAGACACGTATGCAGCAACTGAATGACTGGATCGGGGAGAACGTCATCCGCTTCAAGCCCTACGAAATTGGCGGGGAGGCTTAA
- a CDS encoding diguanylate cyclase codes for MTTRPKPKLNLRILILIFVLLAAIATLANSFWVMFKIQKQELIENALQVNKAYASRIAKSVEQVLNSDLDKLKYGSVVIGKAFEDKHALAEETQRLFGQDASFNSVLVADSTGTIIASAPESFRLNGRVLQHKEPLNLRVPRISNAFKSIAGNLVIFINQPVFGTKGEYLGLIGGSVQLEQKNTLQAMMDTNVRKDGANVYLVDSSRRVLYHSRPEQIGDITGKSVIADAALSQDAGVLQAADENGVEMLAGFAKVPSSGWGVISQQPLENIHAVLRQTMVKVALGTAPLAFFGIVLIWWLGARISAPLSRLADCAKRLDTPDSYDLISAVPAHYFESWQIRRALLLGATLLQEKIGKLNLQAQTDALTGLANRRAMEDVLLRWQDADRAFAVVSMDIDHFKRVNDTFGHGVGDQTLRAIAELMQHNSRSNDLPCRVGGEEFVLLLPNSSLQAATDVAERLRASIEAAEIVTVGHITVSLGVALWQPGGDSVSVVLERADKLLYQAKQGGRNRVVAQQP; via the coding sequence ATGACCACTCGACCGAAGCCTAAGCTCAATCTACGCATTCTGATTCTTATCTTTGTACTGCTTGCTGCAATCGCGACCCTCGCCAACAGCTTCTGGGTGATGTTCAAGATTCAGAAGCAGGAGTTGATTGAGAATGCGCTGCAAGTGAACAAAGCCTACGCCTCTCGGATCGCCAAGAGTGTCGAACAGGTGCTCAATTCCGACCTCGACAAATTGAAGTATGGCTCAGTCGTCATCGGCAAAGCGTTTGAAGATAAGCACGCTTTGGCAGAAGAAACGCAGCGGTTGTTTGGGCAGGATGCCAGTTTCAACTCCGTACTTGTCGCCGACTCAACGGGAACTATTATTGCGTCAGCTCCCGAAAGCTTTCGCCTCAATGGCCGGGTTTTGCAACACAAGGAGCCACTCAACCTTCGCGTGCCGAGAATCAGCAACGCCTTTAAGTCCATAGCAGGCAATCTGGTGATCTTTATCAACCAGCCCGTATTTGGCACGAAAGGAGAGTACTTGGGCCTGATAGGGGGCAGTGTTCAACTTGAGCAAAAAAATACGCTCCAGGCCATGATGGACACAAATGTGCGTAAGGATGGCGCGAATGTCTATCTAGTCGACAGCAGCCGTCGGGTGCTTTATCACAGCCGTCCCGAACAAATCGGAGACATCACTGGAAAGAGCGTGATCGCCGATGCGGCACTTAGCCAGGACGCAGGTGTTTTACAGGCTGCGGATGAAAATGGAGTGGAAATGCTCGCGGGCTTCGCCAAAGTGCCGAGCAGCGGCTGGGGGGTGATCTCGCAGCAGCCACTCGAAAATATACACGCTGTTCTACGTCAGACAATGGTCAAGGTTGCGTTGGGCACAGCCCCACTTGCCTTTTTCGGAATCGTTTTGATCTGGTGGCTGGGAGCGCGGATCTCAGCGCCGCTGTCCAGGCTCGCCGATTGTGCCAAGCGACTGGACACCCCCGACAGCTACGACCTTATCAGTGCAGTACCGGCGCACTATTTCGAGAGTTGGCAGATTCGCAGGGCGTTGCTGCTTGGCGCCACCCTGTTACAGGAGAAGATCGGCAAGCTTAACCTGCAAGCACAAACCGATGCGCTGACCGGGCTGGCCAACCGCCGGGCGATGGAAGATGTCCTGTTGCGTTGGCAAGATGCTGACAGAGCGTTCGCAGTTGTTTCCATGGACATCGACCACTTCAAACGGGTGAACGATACATTTGGCCATGGTGTGGGCGATCAAACGCTGAGGGCTATCGCAGAACTGATGCAGCACAACTCAAGGTCTAACGACTTGCCCTGCCGGGTCGGTGGGGAAGAGTTCGTATTGTTATTGCCCAATAGTTCGCTTCAAGCGGCAACGGATGTCGCAGAGCGGCTGCGTGCCTCGATCGAAGCCGCAGAGATCGTTACTGTCGGGCACATCACTGTTTCGCTGGGCGTCGCGCTATGGCAACCGGGAGGAGATTCGGTATCCGTTGTGCTTGAGAGGGCTGACAAGTTGTTGTACCAGGCCAAGCAGGGCGGTCGTAATCGCGTGGTGGCGCAGCAGCCTTGA
- a CDS encoding LysR family transcriptional regulator — translation MATNIGWELYRSFLGVLKEGSLSGAARQLGITQPTVGRHIAALETSLGVVLFTRSPQGLLPTAVAHTLRAHAETMERTAAALERAASAQGDEVRGVVRVSASEVVGVEVLPPIITALRRQHPHLRVELILTNRLIDLLQLEADIAVRMVRPSQEQLLARRVGLIEVGLHARDDYLQQHGMPLQMQDLVNHSVIGFDQESAFIRSLAIKGFERSAFAISSDSDLAQLALIRAGAGIGGCQVQLAKQNPRLHRVLPDGFAFKMDTWVTMHEDLRNSPRCRVTFDALVAGLQRYVQA, via the coding sequence ATGGCAACGAATATTGGTTGGGAGCTTTACCGGTCGTTCCTCGGCGTACTCAAGGAAGGATCGTTGTCGGGGGCCGCACGCCAGCTCGGCATCACACAGCCTACGGTCGGTCGGCATATTGCTGCGCTGGAAACGTCGCTGGGCGTGGTGCTGTTCACCCGTTCGCCGCAAGGCTTGCTGCCCACCGCCGTCGCCCACACTTTGCGCGCCCATGCCGAAACCATGGAGCGCACCGCCGCCGCCCTGGAACGCGCGGCTTCCGCCCAAGGCGATGAAGTGCGCGGTGTAGTGCGGGTCTCCGCCAGTGAAGTCGTCGGTGTGGAAGTGCTGCCGCCGATCATCACCGCACTGCGCCGCCAACACCCGCACCTGCGGGTTGAACTGATCCTGACCAACCGCCTGATCGACCTGCTGCAACTGGAAGCCGACATCGCCGTGCGCATGGTCCGGCCCAGCCAGGAGCAACTGCTGGCGCGGCGTGTCGGCTTGATTGAAGTGGGCCTGCATGCCCGCGATGATTACCTGCAACAGCATGGCATGCCGCTTCAGATGCAGGACCTGGTTAACCATTCGGTGATCGGCTTCGACCAGGAAAGCGCTTTCATCCGCAGCCTGGCCATCAAGGGCTTTGAACGCAGCGCCTTCGCCATCAGCAGCGACAGCGACCTGGCGCAACTGGCGCTGATCCGCGCCGGTGCCGGTATCGGCGGCTGCCAGGTGCAACTGGCTAAGCAGAACCCGCGCCTGCACCGGGTATTGCCGGACGGTTTTGCGTTCAAGATGGACACCTGGGTCACCATGCACGAAGACCTGCGCAACAGCCCGCGCTGCCGCGTGACCTTTGATGCGCTGGTGGCAGGTTTGCAGCGTTACGTACAGGCTTGA
- a CDS encoding DUF2784 domain-containing protein: MLYRVAADSLVLFHLCFILFVLFGGLLALKWRPVMWLHVPAAAWGVAVEVFHLPCPLTRWENLLRHLAGQDGYGGGFIEHYILTLIYPAGLTPNIQLALGALVLLINIAVYVRLIRRA, encoded by the coding sequence ATGCTCTATCGCGTAGCCGCCGACAGCCTGGTGCTGTTTCACCTGTGTTTCATCCTGTTCGTGCTGTTCGGCGGATTGCTGGCGCTCAAATGGCGGCCGGTCATGTGGCTGCACGTGCCCGCTGCAGCCTGGGGTGTGGCCGTGGAAGTGTTCCACCTGCCCTGCCCGCTGACCCGCTGGGAAAACCTGCTGCGTCACCTCGCAGGGCAAGACGGTTATGGCGGCGGGTTTATCGAGCATTACATCCTCACGCTGATCTACCCGGCTGGGCTGACCCCGAACATTCAATTGGCACTTGGGGCGCTGGTGTTGCTGATCAACATCGCGGTGTATGTGCGCTTGATCAGGCGGGCGTAG
- a CDS encoding gamma-glutamylcyclotransferase family protein, which yields MEHSTQFPVLLFSYGTLQDKAVQLANFGRELVGQHDAMLGYSQSWVEITDPEVLATSGKTHHPIVAPTEEKAASVEGMVFQINEQELAAADAYEVSDYKRVSVALASGLTAWVYVQA from the coding sequence ATGGAACACTCCACCCAATTCCCCGTGCTGTTATTTTCCTACGGCACCCTGCAGGACAAAGCCGTGCAACTCGCCAACTTCGGCCGCGAATTAGTCGGCCAGCACGACGCGATGCTCGGCTACTCGCAAAGCTGGGTAGAAATCACCGACCCCGAAGTGCTGGCCACCAGCGGCAAGACCCACCACCCGATTGTCGCGCCGACTGAGGAAAAAGCCGCCAGTGTTGAAGGCATGGTCTTTCAGATCAACGAGCAGGAACTGGCGGCGGCGGATGCGTATGAAGTGTCGGACTACAAGCGCGTGTCAGTGGCGTTGGCTTCGGGCCTGACGGCTTGGGTGTACGTGCAGGCTTGA
- a CDS encoding 3-oxoacyl-ACP reductase family protein, translating to MTTHNLTGKVALIQGGSRGIGAAIVKRLAAQGAAVAFTYVSSAAKAEELQNSVISAGGKALAIQADSADATAIRNAVNATVEAFGRLDILVNNAGVLAIAPLEDFKLEDFDQTLAINVRSVFIATQEAAKHMGEGGRVINIGSTNAERMPFGGGGPYAMSKAALVGLTKGLARDLGPRGITINNVQPGPVDTDMNPASGEFAETLIGLMAVGRYGQVEEIASFVAYLVGPEAGYITGASLTIDGGFSA from the coding sequence ATGACCACACACAACCTCACTGGCAAAGTCGCCTTGATCCAAGGCGGTTCCCGCGGCATTGGCGCTGCCATCGTCAAGCGCCTCGCCGCGCAAGGCGCAGCCGTCGCCTTTACCTACGTCAGCTCGGCCGCAAAAGCCGAAGAGCTGCAGAACAGCGTGATCAGCGCCGGCGGCAAAGCCTTGGCGATCCAGGCCGACAGCGCGGATGCCACGGCGATCCGCAATGCGGTCAACGCCACCGTCGAAGCGTTTGGGCGCCTGGATATCCTGGTGAACAACGCCGGTGTGCTGGCCATCGCGCCACTGGAAGATTTCAAGCTGGAAGACTTCGACCAGACTCTGGCGATCAATGTGCGCAGTGTATTTATCGCCACTCAGGAAGCGGCCAAGCATATGGGTGAAGGTGGCCGAGTGATCAACATCGGCAGCACCAATGCCGAGCGCATGCCGTTTGGCGGGGGCGGGCCGTATGCGATGAGCAAGGCGGCGCTGGTGGGGTTGACCAAGGGCCTGGCACGGGACTTGGGGCCGCGCGGCATCACCATTAACAATGTGCAGCCTGGGCCGGTGGACACGGACATGAACCCGGCGAGCGGTGAGTTTGCCGAGACGTTGATCGGGTTGATGGCGGTGGGGCGTTATGGGCAGGTGGAGGAAATTGCGAGTTTTGTGGCTTATCTGGTGGGACCTGAGGCGGGGTATATCACTGGGGCCAGCTTGACCATTGATGGTGGCTTCAGCGCATAA
- a CDS encoding LysR family transcriptional regulator, with protein sequence MESFGSIECFVRSAEGGSFAEAARHLSLTPAAVGKSVAKLEARLGVRLFQRSTRRLTLTEAGKLFLEEVSASLTTIQNAVANLASAEGRPVGTLKVSMGTVFGNRYVVPLLAEFMRRFPDISPDWHFDNRQVDLIGQGFDAAIGGGFELPQGVVARKLSPAHRVLVASPDYLARRLPVHAPEDLSRCLGILIRSPQTGRVRTWQLTGPEREQRPLVLKPRMTMSDSEAACCASAQGLGIALVSMPMAMPFFDSGALVRVLPDWYVDDGSISLYYAEHKLLPGKTRAFVEFIIEQFVEQKLGQRFSAI encoded by the coding sequence ATGGAAAGCTTTGGCAGTATCGAATGTTTCGTGCGCAGCGCCGAAGGCGGCAGCTTTGCCGAAGCCGCCCGGCACCTTAGCCTGACCCCGGCGGCGGTGGGTAAAAGCGTCGCCAAGCTGGAAGCGCGCCTGGGTGTGCGCCTGTTCCAACGCAGCACCCGACGCCTGACCCTGACCGAAGCCGGCAAGCTGTTCCTCGAAGAAGTCAGCGCCAGCCTCACCACCATTCAGAATGCCGTAGCTAACCTTGCCAGCGCCGAAGGGCGGCCGGTGGGCACGCTCAAGGTCAGCATGGGCACGGTGTTCGGCAATCGTTATGTGGTGCCGTTGCTGGCGGAGTTCATGCGGCGCTTTCCGGATATCAGCCCCGACTGGCATTTCGATAATCGCCAGGTCGACCTGATCGGCCAAGGCTTCGATGCCGCCATCGGCGGTGGTTTTGAACTGCCCCAAGGCGTGGTGGCGCGCAAGCTGTCCCCCGCGCATCGGGTCTTGGTGGCGTCCCCGGATTACTTGGCGCGACGCCTGCCGGTACACGCGCCCGAAGATTTATCGCGGTGCCTGGGCATCCTGATCCGCTCTCCGCAAACTGGCCGCGTGCGTACCTGGCAGCTCACCGGCCCGGAACGTGAACAACGCCCGCTGGTGCTCAAGCCGCGCATGACCATGAGCGATTCCGAAGCCGCCTGCTGCGCCAGCGCCCAAGGCCTGGGTATCGCGCTGGTGAGCATGCCGATGGCCATGCCGTTCTTCGACAGCGGCGCATTGGTACGGGTGTTGCCCGACTGGTACGTCGACGACGGCAGCATCTCTCTCTACTACGCCGAACACAAACTGCTGCCCGGCAAGACCCGCGCGTTCGTGGAGTTCATCATCGAGCAGTTTGTCGAGCAGAAACTGGGGCAACGGTTCAGCGCGATTTGA
- a CDS encoding aspartate/glutamate racemase family protein, with protein MRILVVNVNTTESITETIAQQARAVASPGTEIVGLTPYFGAESVEGNFESYLAAIAVMDRVMAYDQPFDAVIQAGYGEHGREGLQELLSVPVVDITEAAASTAMFLGHAYSVVTTLDRTVPLIEDRLKLAGLYERCASVRASGMAVLELEEDPLAAMEAIVRQAQLAIREDKAEVICLGCGGMAGLDEQIRQRTGVPVVDGVTAAVTIAESLVRLGLSTSKIRTYAAPRPKKVIGWPGMFGR; from the coding sequence ATGCGCATCCTCGTGGTCAACGTCAACACCACCGAATCCATCACCGAAACCATCGCCCAGCAGGCACGGGCCGTGGCCTCGCCGGGCACTGAGATCGTCGGGCTTACTCCGTACTTTGGCGCCGAGTCGGTGGAGGGCAATTTTGAAAGCTACCTGGCCGCTATCGCCGTGATGGATCGGGTGATGGCCTACGATCAGCCGTTTGATGCAGTGATCCAGGCCGGCTATGGCGAACATGGCCGTGAAGGTTTGCAGGAGTTATTGAGCGTGCCGGTGGTGGACATCACCGAAGCGGCGGCCAGCACAGCGATGTTTTTGGGCCATGCCTATTCGGTGGTGACCACGCTGGACCGCACCGTGCCGTTGATCGAAGACCGGCTGAAACTTGCGGGCCTGTATGAGCGCTGCGCCTCGGTGCGCGCCAGCGGCATGGCGGTGCTGGAGCTGGAAGAAGACCCGCTGGCGGCCATGGAAGCCATCGTGCGCCAGGCGCAATTGGCTATCCGTGAGGACAAGGCCGAGGTGATCTGCCTGGGCTGCGGCGGCATGGCCGGGCTGGATGAGCAGATTCGCCAGCGCACCGGCGTGCCGGTGGTGGATGGGGTGACGGCGGCGGTGACGATTGCTGAATCGCTGGTGCGGCTGGGGTTGTCGACGTCGAAGATCAGGACGTATGCGGCGCCGAGGCCAAAGAAGGTCATTGGTTGGCCCGGTATGTTCGGCAGGTAG
- a CDS encoding NAD(P)H-binding protein, which produces MSKVLVLGATGGIGGEVARQLSAAGWEVCALTRNVDKARRENAALSWLKGDALNRQEVLAAARGCEVIVHAVNPPGYRNWAELVMPMIDNTIAAAIAEGATILLPGTVYNFGPDAFPVLHEGSPQHPQTRKGAIRVQLEQRLEQASRQGARVLIVRAGDFFGARVANNWFAQGLVKPGKPVHAISYPGAPGVLHQWAYLPDVARTMVELIERRATLEAFARFHMAGHEDVDGAQMVQAIQRVVLRRSGHQPRVGRFPWWLMKLIAPFVVTVHEMQEMRYLWQTPLRLDNQRLVDTLGREPHTPLDQAVEATLADLGCLPTPA; this is translated from the coding sequence ATGAGCAAGGTTCTGGTATTGGGTGCAACCGGCGGGATTGGCGGCGAAGTGGCCCGGCAGTTGAGCGCGGCAGGCTGGGAGGTGTGTGCACTGACCCGGAATGTGGACAAGGCTCGCCGTGAGAATGCGGCGTTGTCCTGGCTCAAGGGCGATGCGCTCAATCGTCAGGAAGTGCTCGCCGCCGCCCGTGGCTGTGAGGTGATCGTGCATGCCGTCAACCCGCCGGGCTATCGCAATTGGGCCGAACTGGTGATGCCGATGATCGACAACACGATTGCGGCGGCCATCGCCGAAGGCGCAACCATCCTGTTGCCCGGCACGGTCTACAACTTCGGGCCGGATGCATTTCCTGTGTTGCACGAGGGCTCGCCGCAACACCCTCAGACCCGCAAGGGCGCGATCCGTGTGCAACTGGAGCAGCGTTTAGAGCAGGCTTCTCGGCAGGGCGCGCGGGTGTTGATCGTGCGGGCGGGGGACTTTTTTGGCGCCAGGGTGGCCAACAACTGGTTCGCCCAAGGTTTGGTCAAACCCGGCAAACCCGTGCACGCCATCAGCTACCCAGGCGCGCCCGGTGTGTTGCATCAATGGGCGTACCTGCCGGATGTGGCGCGCACGATGGTCGAGTTGATTGAGCGCCGGGCGACCCTTGAGGCGTTTGCGCGCTTTCATATGGCGGGGCATGAGGACGTGGATGGCGCGCAGATGGTTCAGGCGATCCAGCGGGTGGTGTTGCGTAGGTCTGGCCATCAGCCCCGCGTAGGTCGTTTCCCGTGGTGGCTGATGAAATTGATAGCGCCCTTTGTCGTGACCGTCCACGAGATGCAGGAAATGCGCTACCTGTGGCAAACCCCGTTGCGCCTGGATAACCAGCGCCTGGTGGACACCTTGGGCCGTGAGCCCCACACACCACTGGATCAGGCGGTAGAAGCTACATTGGCCGACCTGGGCTGCCTGCCTACGCCCGCCTGA
- a CDS encoding HAD-IA family hydrolase: MNAPRTAVGPIKAVIFDMDGLLLDTEGIYTEVTQIIAERYGRTYDWGIKQHIIGRGAQDLADYVVKALDLPITPAEFLEIREPLMSERFPKALGMPGAEALVRHLKAHNIPIAVGTSSSRNSFGHKTTLHREWFGLFGTIVTADDPEVGAAKPAPDIFLTAARRLGVAPEDCLVFEDSPFGVTAAKAANMTAIAVPDEAMADSKYHHADQIIRKLADFDLAAYGLPPMA, from the coding sequence ATGAATGCACCGCGTACCGCAGTCGGTCCAATCAAGGCCGTGATTTTTGATATGGACGGGTTGTTGCTGGATACCGAAGGCATCTACACCGAAGTCACGCAGATCATCGCCGAACGCTACGGCCGCACCTATGACTGGGGCATCAAGCAGCACATCATCGGGCGTGGGGCCCAGGACTTGGCCGACTACGTGGTCAAGGCGCTGGACCTGCCGATTACGCCGGCTGAGTTTCTGGAAATCCGCGAACCGCTGATGAGCGAGCGTTTCCCCAAGGCCCTGGGCATGCCCGGCGCCGAAGCGCTGGTGCGGCACTTGAAGGCGCATAACATTCCGATTGCGGTGGGCACCAGTTCGTCGCGCAACTCGTTTGGCCACAAGACCACATTGCACCGCGAATGGTTTGGCCTGTTCGGTACCATCGTCACCGCTGACGACCCGGAAGTCGGTGCCGCCAAGCCTGCGCCGGACATCTTCCTGACCGCCGCACGCCGCCTGGGCGTTGCGCCAGAAGACTGCCTGGTGTTCGAAGATTCGCCGTTCGGTGTCACCGCCGCAAAAGCCGCCAACATGACCGCCATCGCCGTGCCCGATGAAGCCATGGCCGACAGCAAATACCACCACGCCGACCAGATCATCCGCAAACTCGCAGACTTCGACCTGGCCGCGTATGGCTTGCCACCCATGGCCTGA
- a CDS encoding DUF4337 domain-containing protein: protein MSEAFEVPSPHEKHIEHTTEHAHGRGDNFASRIAVMTALMATLGAMLSYQAGSTESEAAMDKNNAAISKTEAANQWNYYQAKSSRQNLAELATHIPGVDAAHYKDEIERYKGQKEEVRKQAERLEATSKEWDQKSEEALHQHHRWAQAMTAIQIAISLAAITLLTRKEWLKRMSYTAGTVAVALGSLAWLHL from the coding sequence ATGTCCGAAGCCTTCGAAGTCCCCAGCCCCCACGAAAAACACATCGAACACACCACCGAACATGCGCACGGGCGCGGTGACAATTTCGCCAGTCGTATCGCCGTGATGACCGCCCTGATGGCCACCCTTGGCGCCATGCTCAGCTACCAGGCCGGCTCCACCGAAAGCGAAGCGGCGATGGACAAGAACAACGCCGCCATCAGCAAGACCGAAGCCGCCAACCAGTGGAATTACTACCAGGCCAAATCCAGCCGACAAAACCTGGCTGAACTGGCCACCCACATTCCCGGCGTGGATGCCGCGCATTACAAGGATGAGATCGAGCGTTACAAGGGCCAGAAGGAAGAAGTGCGCAAACAGGCCGAGAGGCTTGAGGCCACCTCCAAGGAGTGGGATCAGAAATCCGAGGAAGCCCTGCACCAGCACCACCGCTGGGCCCAGGCGATGACCGCGATTCAGATCGCGATTTCGTTGGCGGCGATTACGTTGCTCACGCGCAAGGAATGGCTCAAACGCATGTCCTACACCGCCGGCACCGTCGCAGTGGCCCTAGGCAGCCTAGCCTGGCTGCACCTCTAA
- a CDS encoding DMT family transporter, with product MNLSIVYALAAAALFGASTPLAKSLGLGLSPVLLAGLLYLGSGIGLATVRLIRDRGWKPTGLTQSEWPWLIGAIAFGGILGPVALMFGLTRTAGATASLMLNLESVLTAVIAWLVFRENADRRIILGMISIVVGGVVLSWSDGGGVSQDWIGPVAVAVACLCWGIDNNLTRKVSASDALFIAGAKGLIAGAVNCSLALYLGAQMPGAAQLAPILLVGFLGYGISLVMFVLALRGLGSARTGAYFSTAPFLGAAVALLAFGESVTLAFWIASALMAVGVWLHLTERHAHEHLHEATEHGHRHVHDEHHQHEHGFEWDPAQPHSHVHVHSVMRHSHAHFPDVHHRHRH from the coding sequence ATGAACCTCAGCATTGTTTACGCACTCGCCGCAGCCGCCCTTTTCGGCGCCAGCACCCCGCTCGCCAAAAGCCTCGGCCTGGGCCTCTCGCCCGTGTTGCTCGCTGGCCTGCTCTACCTCGGTAGCGGCATCGGCCTTGCCACTGTGCGCCTTATTCGTGATCGCGGCTGGAAACCCACCGGGCTGACGCAATCTGAATGGCCGTGGCTGATCGGCGCCATCGCGTTCGGCGGCATCCTCGGGCCGGTTGCATTGATGTTCGGCCTGACCCGCACCGCAGGCGCGACCGCCTCCCTGATGCTCAACCTTGAATCGGTGCTGACCGCCGTTATCGCCTGGCTGGTGTTCAGAGAAAACGCCGACCGGCGCATCATCCTTGGGATGATCTCGATAGTAGTGGGCGGCGTGGTGCTGTCATGGTCCGACGGCGGCGGCGTAAGCCAGGACTGGATCGGCCCGGTTGCCGTGGCAGTGGCCTGTTTGTGCTGGGGGATTGATAACAACCTGACGCGCAAAGTGTCTGCGTCGGACGCGCTGTTTATCGCTGGCGCCAAAGGGTTGATTGCCGGGGCGGTGAATTGCAGTTTGGCGCTGTACCTCGGGGCGCAGATGCCGGGCGCGGCGCAGCTCGCGCCTATCTTGCTGGTGGGGTTTTTGGGGTATGGCATCAGCCTGGTCATGTTTGTGCTGGCGCTGCGCGGGCTGGGCAGTGCGCGCACCGGGGCGTACTTCTCGACGGCGCCGTTCCTCGGCGCTGCGGTGGCCTTGCTGGCCTTCGGGGAGTCAGTGACGCTGGCGTTCTGGATTGCATCGGCGTTAATGGCCGTGGGCGTGTGGCTGCACCTGACGGAGCGGCATGCCCATGAGCATCTGCATGAGGCGACGGAACACGGGCACCGGCATGTGCATGATGAGCATCATCAGCATGAGCATGGGTTTGAGTGGGACCCGGCGCAGCCGCATAGTCATGTGCATGTTCATAGTGTGATGCGGCATAGCCATGCGCATTTTCCAGATGTGCATCATCGGCATAGGCATTGA